Proteins from one Streptosporangium becharense genomic window:
- a CDS encoding VIT1/CCC1 transporter family protein yields MSAGGAGDRAEIHHQHRDVNGGWLRPSVFGAMDGLVSNFALIAGVAGGTDSTKVVVLAGVAGLAAGAFSMAGGEYVSVASQRELALAEIDVERRELERHPDAEQQELAQLYEARGVEPAVAAEVARQISRDPAKALEVHTEAELGVTPRDLPSPRTAAFSSFLSFSVGAILPLLPYLLGVTSLVASAVLSCLSLFGAGALVSRVTARSWWYSGLRQLLVGVVAAGLTFALGNLLGGTGL; encoded by the coding sequence ATGAGCGCAGGCGGCGCGGGCGACCGCGCCGAGATCCACCACCAGCACCGCGACGTCAACGGCGGCTGGCTGCGGCCGTCGGTGTTCGGTGCGATGGACGGCCTCGTCTCCAACTTCGCCCTGATCGCGGGGGTCGCCGGCGGCACCGACAGCACCAAGGTCGTCGTACTCGCCGGTGTGGCCGGTCTGGCGGCCGGCGCGTTCTCCATGGCCGGCGGCGAGTACGTCTCGGTGGCCAGCCAGCGGGAGCTCGCCCTGGCCGAGATCGACGTCGAGCGGCGTGAGCTGGAACGCCACCCCGACGCCGAACAGCAGGAGCTCGCCCAGCTGTACGAGGCCCGCGGCGTCGAGCCCGCCGTGGCGGCCGAGGTGGCCCGGCAGATCTCCCGGGATCCCGCCAAGGCACTTGAGGTGCACACCGAGGCTGAGCTCGGCGTCACCCCCCGCGATCTGCCCTCACCCAGGACCGCGGCGTTCTCCTCGTTCCTGTCCTTCAGCGTTGGCGCGATCCTGCCGCTTCTGCCGTACCTACTGGGGGTCACCAGCCTGGTGGCCTCGGCGGTGCTCTCCTGCCTGTCCCTGTTCGGCGCGGGAGCGCTGGTCTCCCGGGTCACCGCGCGCAGCTGGTGGTACAGCGGGCTGCGCCAGCTCCTCGTCGGGGTGGTCGCGGCCGGGCTGACCTTCGCTCTGGGCAACCTGCTGGGAGGGACCGGACTGTGA
- the lgt gene encoding prolipoprotein diacylglyceryl transferase, whose translation MPLASIPSPSQGVWYLFGVVPLRAYALCIVLGVIAAVVLGERRWRARGGEPGTIVDLAVWAVPFGLVGGRLYHVITDWQLYFGPDAPKEPIEALFIWQGGLGIWGAIALGALGVWFGCRGRGISLSAVADTVAPGVALAQAIGRWGNYFNQELFGSPTDLPWGLEIDPDRPGTVPGEDTYHPTFLYESIWDLGLALVLIWAGRRFALRHGRVFALYVAGYTVGRFWIEGLRVDPAHHILGLRLNQWTSIIVFLGAVAYFWYARNKSNEEKVRATPDPTADPAADLGDPADPAHPSDQADEADEAGESDGAEPAGDAGDHGSGKAGAETPAGASPAPVSAAPAEGDRSDGDAEGTAREEAPRAALGTLAAEGTVDPAHPAGEAEPAENDDQPGKAPGASAGAARDDDLHEEVTGTTASEGGKERR comes from the coding sequence ATGCCCCTCGCCTCGATTCCCAGCCCCTCCCAGGGAGTCTGGTATCTCTTCGGCGTGGTCCCCCTCCGGGCCTACGCACTGTGCATCGTGCTCGGCGTCATCGCCGCCGTGGTCCTCGGTGAGCGCCGCTGGCGCGCTCGCGGCGGCGAGCCCGGGACGATCGTGGACCTCGCCGTGTGGGCCGTGCCGTTCGGCCTGGTCGGCGGACGGCTGTACCACGTCATCACCGACTGGCAGCTCTACTTCGGTCCCGACGCGCCGAAGGAGCCGATCGAGGCGCTGTTCATCTGGCAGGGCGGGCTGGGCATCTGGGGTGCCATCGCGCTCGGCGCGCTGGGCGTCTGGTTCGGCTGCCGCGGCAGGGGCATCTCCCTGTCCGCCGTGGCCGACACCGTCGCCCCCGGCGTCGCGCTGGCCCAGGCCATCGGCCGCTGGGGCAACTACTTCAACCAGGAACTGTTCGGCAGCCCGACCGACCTGCCGTGGGGCCTGGAGATCGACCCCGACCGGCCGGGCACGGTGCCGGGCGAAGACACCTACCACCCCACGTTCCTGTACGAATCGATCTGGGACCTGGGCCTGGCACTGGTCCTGATCTGGGCCGGACGCAGGTTCGCGCTCCGGCACGGCCGGGTGTTCGCCCTCTACGTCGCGGGCTACACCGTGGGCCGCTTCTGGATCGAGGGCCTGCGCGTCGACCCCGCCCACCACATCCTGGGGCTGCGCCTCAACCAGTGGACCTCGATCATCGTGTTCCTGGGAGCCGTGGCCTACTTCTGGTACGCCAGGAACAAGAGCAACGAGGAGAAGGTCCGGGCGACGCCCGACCCCACCGCCGACCCCGCCGCCGACCTCGGCGACCCGGCCGATCCGGCCCACCCGTCGGACCAGGCGGACGAGGCGGACGAAGCGGGCGAGAGCGACGGGGCCGAGCCGGCCGGTGACGCCGGCGACCACGGCTCCGGGAAGGCCGGGGCGGAGACCCCCGCCGGGGCGTCCCCGGCGCCGGTCTCCGCCGCACCCGCCGAGGGTGACCGGTCCGACGGCGACGCGGAGGGCACGGCCCGCGAGGAGGCGCCGCGTGCCGCGCTTGGTACGCTCGCAGCCGAGGGCACGGTCGACCCGGCGCACCCGGCGGGCGAGGCCGAGCCCGCCGAGAACGACGACCAGCCCGGGAAGGCACCCGGCGCGTCCGCCGGGGCCGCCCGCGATGACGACCTCCACGAGGAGGTCACGGGCACGACCGCGTCCGAAGGCGGGAAAGAGCGACGATGA
- a CDS encoding DsbA family protein has translation MGKGAREQSARDRIKAQREEQQRKDRARRITTIAAAAVVAIAAVGAGWWYAAQSSKSEEATAALAPVTVAADGSVVMAKAGVEKPVLDVYEDFQCPACQSLEKAVGPTIKNLAAEGKAKVVFHPITIFPQEMNNGITRGNSVRAAVAARCVPGGAPWLKLHDKIFEEQPAETAKGFEVADLVAWGKEAGVTDANFEKCVTGQEKAADHDAYSKKILETQKLQGTPTLKLDGTEVPNDVAFSPSALRQTVLDAAK, from the coding sequence ATGGGCAAGGGCGCGCGGGAACAATCAGCCCGTGATCGGATCAAGGCGCAGCGCGAGGAACAGCAGCGCAAGGACAGGGCCCGGCGGATCACCACCATCGCGGCCGCCGCCGTGGTGGCGATCGCCGCGGTCGGGGCCGGCTGGTGGTACGCCGCCCAGAGCAGCAAGTCCGAGGAGGCCACCGCCGCGCTCGCGCCGGTCACCGTGGCCGCGGACGGTTCGGTGGTCATGGCCAAGGCCGGCGTCGAGAAGCCGGTCCTGGACGTCTACGAAGACTTCCAGTGCCCGGCCTGCCAGTCGCTGGAGAAGGCCGTCGGCCCCACGATCAAGAACCTGGCGGCCGAGGGCAAGGCCAAGGTGGTCTTCCACCCGATCACGATCTTCCCCCAGGAGATGAACAACGGCATCACCCGGGGCAACTCCGTCCGGGCCGCGGTCGCCGCCCGCTGCGTCCCCGGCGGCGCCCCGTGGCTCAAGCTCCACGACAAGATCTTCGAGGAGCAGCCCGCGGAGACCGCCAAGGGCTTCGAGGTCGCCGACCTGGTCGCGTGGGGCAAGGAGGCGGGCGTCACCGACGCGAACTTCGAGAAGTGCGTGACCGGTCAGGAGAAGGCCGCCGACCACGACGCCTACAGCAAGAAGATCCTGGAGACCCAGAAGCTCCAGGGCACGCCGACGCTGAAACTCGACGGCACCGAGGTCCCCAACGACGTGGCGTTCTCCCCCTCGGCGTTGCGCCAGACCGTGCTCGATGCCGCCAAGTAG
- a CDS encoding MauE/DoxX family redox-associated membrane protein gives MTTVSRLVMAGVLIVAGWGKIGTPVLSVQAVEAYELLPESLARVVGYGLPILEIVVGVLLVLGLLTRAAGVVSALLMLAFVIGIASAWARGLRIDCGCFGGGGQLAAGEEPSYLIDILRDFGLFALGVIIAWFPPGRFALDSALGLTPDRGPYDDAEMIEDEEPLEKEND, from the coding sequence GTGACGACCGTCTCGCGGCTGGTTATGGCGGGCGTACTGATCGTCGCCGGGTGGGGCAAGATCGGCACGCCGGTTCTCTCGGTCCAGGCGGTCGAGGCATACGAACTGCTCCCGGAATCGCTCGCCAGGGTGGTCGGCTACGGCCTGCCCATCCTGGAGATCGTCGTAGGGGTGTTGCTGGTTCTCGGGTTGCTCACCCGTGCCGCGGGCGTCGTCTCGGCGCTGCTGATGCTCGCCTTCGTCATCGGCATCGCCTCGGCGTGGGCGCGCGGGCTGCGGATCGACTGCGGCTGTTTCGGCGGCGGCGGTCAGCTCGCCGCGGGGGAGGAGCCCAGCTACCTCATCGACATCCTGCGGGACTTCGGTCTCTTCGCGCTCGGTGTGATCATCGCCTGGTTCCCGCCGGGCCGCTTCGCGCTGGACTCCGCGCTGGGACTGACCCCGGATCGGGGACCGTACGACGACGCCGAGATGATCGAGGACGAGGAGCCCCTGGAAAAGGAGAACGACTGA
- the trpA gene encoding tryptophan synthase subunit alpha has product MTTLQTVFAKAKADDRAALIGYLPAGFPSKDGAIAVATAMVEAGCDVIEIGLPYSDPLMDGPTIQDAVHRSLVNGTRIADVLRTVEGVAKTGAATLVMTYWNPIDRYGVDRFARDLAAAGGVGTITPDLTPEEAGPWRAASADAGIDTVFLVAPSSTEARIKAVADSCTGFVYAASLMGVTGARDQVGTAAQGLVERTRPHTSLPVCVGLGVGTGRQAAEVAGYADGVIVGSAFIRRVLDAPDEASALASVRELGAELAAGVRA; this is encoded by the coding sequence ATGACGACTCTTCAGACGGTGTTCGCCAAGGCGAAGGCGGACGACCGCGCCGCCCTCATCGGCTACCTCCCCGCTGGATTCCCCAGCAAGGACGGCGCGATCGCCGTCGCCACCGCCATGGTGGAAGCGGGCTGCGACGTGATCGAGATCGGCCTGCCGTACTCGGACCCGCTCATGGACGGCCCGACGATCCAGGACGCCGTCCACCGGTCCCTGGTCAACGGCACCCGCATCGCCGACGTGCTGCGCACCGTCGAGGGCGTGGCCAAGACCGGCGCCGCCACCCTGGTCATGACGTACTGGAACCCGATCGACCGCTACGGCGTCGACCGGTTCGCCCGCGACCTGGCCGCCGCGGGCGGGGTGGGCACCATCACCCCCGACCTCACCCCCGAGGAGGCCGGGCCCTGGCGCGCGGCCAGCGCCGACGCCGGGATCGACACGGTCTTCCTGGTGGCACCCAGCTCCACCGAGGCCCGCATCAAGGCCGTCGCCGACAGCTGCACCGGCTTCGTGTACGCCGCCTCGCTGATGGGCGTCACCGGCGCCCGCGACCAGGTCGGCACCGCCGCGCAGGGCCTGGTCGAGCGGACCCGCCCGCACACCTCCCTGCCCGTCTGCGTCGGCCTGGGCGTCGGCACCGGCCGGCAGGCCGCCGAGGTGGCCGGTTACGCCGACGGCGTGATCGTGGGCTCGGCGTTCATCCGCCGGGTCCTGGACGCCCCCGACGAGGCGTCGGCCCTGGCCTCGGTCCGCGAGCTGGGCGCCGAGCTGGCGGCCGGCGTCCGCGCCTGA
- the trpB gene encoding tryptophan synthase subunit beta yields the protein MTAADLAGNGVHGDDPDTQGKFGVFGGRYVPEALIPALDEVAAEYDKAKNDAEFIGEFDRLLRTYAGRPTTLTEVPRFAEQAGGARIILKREDLTHTGAHKINNVLGQALLTKRLGKTRVIAETGAGQHGVATATAAALMGLECVIYMGAVDCERQALNVARMKLLGATVVPVTNGSQTLKDAINEAFRDWVANVDHTHYLFGTIAGPHPFPEIVRDFARIIGVEARRQIMELTGRLPDAVAAAVGGGSNAIGIFHAFIGDEGVQLHGFEAGGRGLESGEHALTLTAGSVGVLHGSRTYVLQDDEGQTVESHSISAGLDYPGVGPEHAWLKDSGRATYHGVTDAEAMEAFALLARTEGIIPAIESSHALAGALKLGREMGPDATILVNLSGRGDKDMGTAMKYFNL from the coding sequence CTGACCGCCGCGGACCTCGCCGGGAACGGCGTCCACGGCGACGACCCGGACACCCAGGGCAAGTTCGGCGTGTTCGGCGGGCGCTATGTGCCCGAGGCGCTGATCCCCGCGCTCGACGAGGTCGCCGCCGAGTACGACAAGGCGAAGAACGACGCCGAGTTCATCGGTGAGTTCGACCGCCTGCTGCGCACCTACGCCGGGCGGCCGACCACCCTCACCGAGGTGCCGCGCTTCGCCGAGCAGGCGGGCGGGGCCCGGATCATCCTCAAGCGCGAGGACCTGACCCACACCGGCGCACACAAGATCAACAATGTGCTCGGCCAGGCCCTGCTGACCAAGCGACTGGGCAAGACCCGGGTGATCGCCGAGACCGGCGCCGGCCAGCACGGCGTCGCCACCGCCACCGCGGCCGCCCTGATGGGCCTGGAGTGCGTCATCTACATGGGGGCCGTCGACTGCGAGCGCCAGGCGCTCAACGTCGCCCGCATGAAGCTGCTCGGCGCCACCGTCGTCCCGGTCACCAACGGCAGCCAGACCCTCAAGGACGCCATCAACGAGGCGTTCCGCGACTGGGTCGCCAACGTCGACCACACCCACTACCTCTTCGGCACCATCGCCGGGCCGCACCCGTTCCCGGAGATCGTCCGCGACTTCGCCCGCATCATCGGCGTCGAGGCCCGCCGCCAGATCATGGAGCTCACCGGCCGGCTGCCCGACGCGGTCGCCGCGGCCGTCGGCGGCGGCTCCAACGCGATCGGCATCTTCCACGCCTTCATCGGCGACGAGGGCGTGCAGTTGCACGGCTTCGAGGCCGGCGGGCGCGGCCTGGAGAGCGGTGAGCACGCCCTGACCCTCACCGCGGGCTCCGTCGGGGTGCTGCACGGCTCGCGCACCTACGTGTTGCAGGACGACGAGGGCCAGACGGTCGAGTCGCACTCGATCTCCGCCGGTCTCGACTATCCGGGCGTCGGCCCCGAGCACGCCTGGCTCAAGGACAGCGGACGCGCCACCTACCACGGCGTGACCGACGCCGAGGCGATGGAGGCGTTCGCGCTGCTCGCCCGGACCGAGGGCATCATCCCCGCGATCGAGTCCTCGCACGCACTCGCCGGAGCCCTCAAGCTCGGCCGTGAGATGGGCCCCGACGCCACCATCCTGGTCAACCTGTCCGGCCGGGGCGACAAGGACATGGGCACCGCGATGAAGTACTTCAACCTCTGA
- the trpC gene encoding indole-3-glycerol phosphate synthase TrpC encodes MSVLEEILEGVRADLAQRQESVSLAELKERAQRAPAPRDAYAALGGDQVAVIAEVKRSSPSKGALAAIADPAALAADYESGGAHVISVLTERRRFGGSLDDLAAVRAVVDIPVLRKDFIVTSYQLWEARAYGADLALLIVAALDQNALVSLIERAESIGLAPLVEVHTEEELDRALAAGAKIIGVNARNLKTLEVDREVFAKLAPKVPDGIIKIAESGVRGPHDLLAYARAGADAVLVGESLVTGKDPRAAVVDLVTAGAHPASRPEGQ; translated from the coding sequence GTGAGCGTTCTGGAAGAGATCCTCGAAGGGGTCCGCGCCGACCTCGCCCAGCGGCAGGAGAGCGTGTCGCTGGCCGAGCTCAAAGAGCGTGCCCAGCGGGCGCCCGCCCCCCGTGACGCCTACGCGGCGCTGGGCGGCGACCAGGTGGCGGTGATCGCAGAGGTCAAGCGGTCGAGCCCGTCCAAGGGGGCACTGGCGGCGATCGCCGACCCCGCCGCGCTGGCGGCCGACTACGAGTCCGGCGGCGCCCACGTCATCAGCGTGCTGACCGAGAGGCGCCGCTTCGGCGGGAGCCTCGACGACCTGGCCGCCGTGCGCGCGGTGGTCGACATCCCCGTCCTGCGCAAGGACTTCATCGTCACCTCCTACCAGCTCTGGGAGGCCCGCGCCTACGGCGCCGACCTGGCGCTGCTCATCGTCGCGGCGCTCGACCAGAACGCGCTGGTCTCCCTCATCGAGCGGGCCGAGTCGATCGGCCTGGCCCCGCTGGTCGAGGTGCACACCGAGGAGGAGCTCGACCGGGCGCTCGCCGCCGGAGCCAAGATCATCGGCGTCAACGCGCGGAACCTCAAGACCCTGGAGGTCGACCGCGAGGTGTTCGCCAAGCTCGCCCCCAAGGTCCCCGACGGCATCATCAAGATCGCCGAATCGGGCGTGCGCGGCCCCCACGACCTGCTCGCCTACGCCAGAGCCGGCGCCGACGCCGTCCTGGTCGGCGAGAGCCTGGTCACCGGCAAGGACCCCCGGGCAGCCGTGGTCGACCTGGTCACCGCCGGCGCCCACCCCGCATCCCGACCTGAGGGGCAGTAA
- a CDS encoding DUF2752 domain-containing protein: protein MATGKVTGPRASRARALAAPLGAALAAGAAVAFVGAVDPNEPGHYPTCPFLMLTGLYCPGCGGLRAVHALVHGDPAAALGLNPVVVVMIPVLAVLWSRWTLRSWRGGPPPGESVRPVYVWLFLALLILFWMARNLPFAEFLAP, encoded by the coding sequence ATGGCGACGGGGAAGGTCACGGGGCCGCGCGCGTCACGGGCGCGGGCGCTGGCGGCGCCTCTCGGCGCCGCGCTGGCGGCGGGCGCCGCGGTCGCGTTCGTGGGGGCGGTCGACCCCAACGAGCCCGGCCACTACCCGACCTGCCCGTTCCTGATGCTCACCGGGCTCTACTGCCCGGGCTGCGGCGGTCTGCGGGCCGTCCACGCGCTGGTCCACGGCGACCCGGCCGCGGCCCTGGGGCTCAACCCGGTCGTGGTGGTCATGATCCCGGTGCTGGCCGTGCTCTGGTCGCGTTGGACGCTGCGCTCCTGGCGCGGCGGTCCGCCTCCCGGTGAGTCCGTTCGCCCGGTCTATGTCTGGCTGTTCCTGGCCCTGCTGATCCTCTTCTGGATGGCGCGGAACCTTCCTTTCGCGGAATTCCTGGCCCCGTAG
- a CDS encoding DUF4190 domain-containing protein produces MAIGALILGIAGLFLCGLPSLLGVILGHVSLGQIKRTGEDGRPMAIIGLLLSYGGIVLWLLLLLTWSFTIGEFVDSVVDSNPGEDYYGVPDVPDVPLDPEPFDVPTAEETAPAL; encoded by the coding sequence ATGGCCATCGGAGCCCTGATCCTGGGCATCGCCGGTCTGTTCCTGTGCGGTCTCCCCTCGCTCCTGGGCGTCATCCTCGGCCACGTCTCGCTGGGGCAGATCAAACGGACGGGTGAGGACGGGCGTCCCATGGCCATCATCGGCCTGCTCCTGTCCTACGGCGGGATCGTGCTGTGGCTGCTTCTGCTGCTGACCTGGTCGTTCACGATCGGTGAGTTCGTCGACTCGGTCGTCGACTCGAATCCGGGTGAGGACTACTACGGCGTGCCCGACGTGCCCGACGTGCCGCTGGATCCGGAGCCGTTCGACGTGCCGACGGCCGAGGAGACCGCGCCGGCGCTGTGA
- a CDS encoding Trp biosynthesis-associated membrane protein has product MRAGREPWIWAAVCAAGAALVLLASGREWFAVTYGARRVPVSAADLAPALGPAAWASLAAVVAVLATRGVWRRGVGVVMALCGAGVVAGSWWGSGADAALRISAEQVPAAAGTVPQVVPALVWPVLASAGGLLLVAGGVLAALRGARWPGMSGRYDRPGTAAGGETAAPGALNERALWDALDRGTDPTAGPDDEDR; this is encoded by the coding sequence GTGAGAGCCGGGCGCGAGCCGTGGATCTGGGCGGCCGTCTGCGCGGCGGGCGCCGCGCTGGTGCTGCTCGCATCCGGCCGCGAGTGGTTCGCCGTGACGTACGGGGCGCGGCGGGTGCCCGTGTCCGCCGCGGATCTGGCACCCGCGCTCGGCCCCGCGGCCTGGGCCTCGCTCGCCGCGGTGGTCGCCGTGCTCGCGACGCGGGGGGTCTGGCGCCGGGGCGTCGGCGTGGTGATGGCGCTCTGCGGGGCCGGGGTGGTCGCCGGCTCCTGGTGGGGGAGCGGCGCGGACGCGGCACTGCGGATCTCCGCCGAGCAGGTGCCCGCGGCGGCGGGAACCGTTCCGCAGGTCGTCCCGGCCCTCGTCTGGCCGGTCCTCGCCTCCGCGGGCGGCCTGCTGCTGGTGGCCGGCGGCGTGCTGGCGGCCCTGCGGGGCGCCCGCTGGCCCGGCATGTCCGGCCGCTACGACCGGCCCGGGACGGCGGCCGGCGGCGAGACCGCGGCCCCCGGAGCCCTCAACGAGCGGGCGTTGTGGGACGCCCTCGACCGCGGCACCGACCCCACGGCCGGCCCGGACGACGAGGACCGCTGA
- the hisI gene encoding phosphoribosyl-AMP cyclohydrolase: MSLDPAIAARLKRTADGLVPAVVQQYDTGEVLMLAWMDDEALHRTLTTGRATYWSRSRGAYWVKGDTSGHVQHVKSAALDCDGDTILLRVDQVGAACHTGDRTCFDATPLAVTGA; the protein is encoded by the coding sequence ATGTCCCTTGACCCCGCCATCGCGGCCCGGCTGAAGCGCACCGCCGACGGGCTGGTGCCCGCCGTCGTCCAGCAGTACGACACCGGCGAGGTGCTCATGCTCGCCTGGATGGACGACGAGGCGCTGCATCGCACGCTCACCACCGGCCGGGCCACCTACTGGTCGCGCAGCCGCGGCGCCTACTGGGTCAAGGGCGACACCTCCGGCCACGTCCAGCACGTCAAGTCCGCGGCCCTCGACTGCGACGGCGACACGATCCTGCTCAGGGTCGACCAGGTGGGCGCCGCCTGCCACACCGGCGACCGGACCTGCTTCGACGCCACGCCGCTGGCGGTGACCGGGGCGTGA
- the ppk2 gene encoding polyphosphate kinase 2, whose amino-acid sequence MTEVLGEDPQAQTPRFSVLDPQSAAARSDLLDDMPNLRVMDDDDDDPVLVRLDGSPVDTWREKYPYAERMGRPEYDRLKRLLQIELLKLQYWIKDTGGRLVILFEGRDAAGKGGTIKRFMEHLNPRGATVVALEKPSERESTQWYFQRYVSHLPAAGEMVFFDRSWYNRAGVERVMGFCTPEEYLEFMEQAPEFERMLVRDGIHLVKFWFSVSRSEQRTRFVIRQVDPVRQWKLSPMDLQSLDKWTQYTEAKEDMFLHTDTEEAPWTVIKSNDKKRARIEAMRHVLSLFEYEDKDHEVVGVPDPNIVVHAADVLDDDRAH is encoded by the coding sequence ATGACAGAGGTGCTGGGGGAGGATCCGCAGGCGCAGACCCCGCGGTTCTCCGTTCTCGACCCGCAGTCGGCCGCCGCCCGCAGCGACCTGCTCGACGACATGCCCAACCTGCGGGTCATGGACGACGACGACGACGATCCGGTCCTGGTCCGGCTGGACGGCTCCCCGGTCGACACCTGGCGGGAGAAGTATCCCTACGCCGAGCGCATGGGGAGGCCGGAGTACGACCGGCTCAAGCGGCTGCTCCAGATCGAGCTGCTCAAGCTCCAGTACTGGATCAAGGACACCGGCGGACGCCTGGTGATCCTCTTCGAGGGGCGTGACGCGGCCGGCAAGGGCGGCACGATCAAGCGGTTCATGGAGCATCTCAACCCGCGCGGGGCCACCGTGGTCGCGCTGGAGAAGCCGAGCGAGCGCGAGAGCACCCAGTGGTACTTCCAGCGGTACGTCTCCCACCTGCCGGCCGCGGGGGAGATGGTCTTCTTCGACCGCTCCTGGTACAACCGCGCCGGGGTGGAGCGGGTGATGGGCTTCTGCACCCCGGAGGAGTACCTGGAGTTCATGGAGCAGGCGCCCGAGTTCGAGCGCATGCTCGTCCGCGACGGCATCCACCTGGTCAAGTTCTGGTTCTCGGTCTCGCGCTCCGAGCAGCGCACCAGGTTCGTGATCCGCCAGGTCGACCCGGTGCGCCAGTGGAAGCTCTCCCCCATGGACCTGCAGTCGCTGGACAAGTGGACGCAGTACACCGAGGCCAAGGAGGACATGTTCCTGCACACCGACACGGAGGAGGCCCCGTGGACGGTGATCAAGAGCAACGACAAGAAGCGGGCCCGGATCGAGGCGATGCGCCACGTGCTCAGCCTGTTCGAGTACGAGGACAAGGATCACGAGGTCGTCGGAGTCCCCGACCCCAACATCGTCGTCCACGCCGCCGACGTGCTCGACGACGACCGCGCGCACTGA